A window of Corythoichthys intestinalis isolate RoL2023-P3 chromosome 14, ASM3026506v1, whole genome shotgun sequence contains these coding sequences:
- the znf830 gene encoding zinc finger protein 830, translated as MAPTKKGKKVVNQEELRRLMREKQRQTSEKKRIESPFAKYNSLGHLSCALCNTHVKSELLWAAHVLGKQHKEKVSELKEGKQTPQNQAVKRKVTDGDEDVNVKKAKQTPGQSTAAVPGDFIEKANSVKTSAGVSLLSGVYDDDDDEDEEMPTAEESTTGTPQPAESAGLPADFFDSSIPTVPAVSHSGSIAKAEVQEKSSEKKDNMAEALPEGFFDDPVRDAKVRNVDAPKDHLDKEWEEFQKEIRQVNTKSEAIVAEDDEEGRLDRQIDEIDEQIQCYKRVEMLRDKRDMAKRRSQSRKEVPMETDAIIEEEENEEELLGLLYQDWRAKGALA; from the coding sequence ATGGCTCCCACGAAAAAGGGGAAGAAAGTTGTAAACCAAGAGGAACTTCGGCGATTGATGCGGGAGAAGCAAAGGCAAACGTCCGAAAAGAAGCGCATCGAGTCCCCGTTTGCCAAATATAACAGCTTGGGACACTTGAGCTGTGCTCTGTGCAACACGCATGTCAAGTCTGAGCTCCTGTGGGCCGCTCACGTCCTGGGAAAACAGCACAAGGAGAAGGTGAGCGAGCTTAAAGAGGGGAAACAGACTCCGCAAAATCAAGCGGTGAAGAGAAAAGTGACGGACGGCGATGAGGACGTCAACGTGAAAAAAGCGAAACAAACGCCCGGTCAGTCGACCGCGGCGGTACCTGGAGATTTCATTGAGAAAGCAAATTCTGTCAAAACGTCTGCTGGTGTTAGTCTACTATCTGGAGTTTATGATGATGACGACGACGAAGATGAAGAGATGCCCACGGCAGAAGAATCGACCACCGGTACTCCTCAGCCTGCGGAATCAGCTGGACTACCAGCGGACTTCTTTGACAGCTCCATCCCAACCGTCCCGGCAGTCTCCCACTCGGGCTCGATCGCCAAGGCGGAGGTGCAGGAGAAAAGCTCCGAGAAGAAGGACAACATGGCTGAGGCGCTACCCGAGGGCTTCTTCGATGACCCGGTACGGGACGCCAAGGTGCGCAACGTGGATGCTCCTAAGGACCACTTGGATAAGGAGTGGGAAGAGTTCCAGAAGGAGATACGGCAGGTAAACACCAAATCTGAGGCCATTGTGGCCGAAGACGACGAGGAAGGCCGCCTCGACAGGCAGATAGACGAGATCGATGAGCAAATCCAGTGTTACAAGAGGGTGGAGATGCTGAGAGACAAGAGGGACATGGCAAAGAGAAGGTCTCAGTCTAGGAAGGAAGTTCCTATGGAGACTGATGCCATTATAGAGGAAGAGGAGAATGAAGAGGAACTGCTGGGACTTCTGTATCAGGACTGGAGGGCCAAAGGGGCATTGGCATGA